The Vicia villosa cultivar HV-30 ecotype Madison, WI unplaced genomic scaffold, Vvil1.0 ctg.004802F_1_1, whole genome shotgun sequence genome window below encodes:
- the LOC131642320 gene encoding uncharacterized protein LOC131642320 gives MSVLVNGSPTKEFVVEKGLRQGDPLSPFLCLGSIGLNECKVDILQFADDSFGGEGSWKQVWAIKAMLGAFELVSGVSINYHKRKLIGINTRSNFMEVATYVLSCKVESSNFTFLGVPIGSNPRKYSTWVPLLNKMKKRLSGWKNRFLNLGGRITLLKSILGALTIFTMSFYKMSARVAKELTSVWRVLQGFDNLWYDLLKARYRDISRKMYNGGVSGRVSISQSSWWKDILKIGSFSLRDPIVAYSKFVIGNGFNTPFWKARWLKDASLRE, from the exons ATGTCCGTTTTAGTCAATGGTAGTCCAACAAAAGAGTTTGTGGTGGAGAAAGGTTTGAGGCAAGGAGATCCATTATCTCCTTTTCTTTGTCTTGGTAGCATAGGGCTTAACGAG TGCAAAGTcgacattcttcaatttgcggatgactcTTTTGGTGGGGAAGGTTCTTGGAAGCAGGTGTGGGCTATAAAGGCGATGTTGGGAGCCTTTGAGTTGGTATCGGGTGTCAgtattaattatcataaaagaaaattaattggTATTAATACTAGAAGCAATTTCATGGAAGTCGCGACTTATGTTCTTTCTTGTAAGGTGGAATCTAGTAACTTCACTTTTCTCGGGGTTCCGATTGGATCCAACCCGAGGAAATATTCTACTTGGGTGCCTCTTTTGAATAAAATGAAGAAACGTCTTTCGGGTTGGAAAAATCGGTTTCTTAATCTTGGTGGTAGGATTACCCTTTTAAAATCGATCCTTGGTGCTCTTACTATTTTTACTATGTCCTTCTACAAGATGTCGGCGAGGGTAGCTAAAGAACTCACGAGTGT GTGGAGAGTTTTGCAAGGCTTTGATAATCTTTGGTATGATTTGTTGAAAGCTCGTTACAGAGACATTTCTAGGAAGATGTATAATGGTGGAGTTAGTGGTAGAGTTTCTATTTCTCAATCATCTTGGTGGAAGGACATTCTCAAAATAGGATCCTTTTCTCTTAGGGATCCTATTGTCGCTTATAGTAAGTTTGTGATTGGGAATGGTTTCAATACTCCTTTTTGGAAAGCTCGTTGGTTGAAGGACGCTAGTTTGAGAGAATAA
- the LOC131642322 gene encoding uncharacterized protein LOC131642322 has protein sequence MDYSVAHKVRYGTHMLAGEADVWWLETRQRLETAGEVITWDVFSREFLRRYYPEDVCGKKEIEFHELKNGNLLVTEYASRFVELAKFYPYYNEATTEFSKCIKFENGLRQRLRRKPYDTPTGKSKQKVAKGKRTSRGYAPAGIVCFKYGKPGHKNNACTRDVKRCFRCGKVGHEIADCKHKEVICFNCGEEGHISSQFQKPKKAQSGGKVLEGILVGS, from the exons ATGGACTACTCTGTAGCGCATAAGGTACGATATGGTACCCATATGCTAGCGGGAGAAGCTGATGTttggtggctagagactcgtCAGAGGTTGGAGACTGCAGGTGAAGTTATCACTTGGGATGTATTCagtagggaatttctgaggaggtactACCCTGAGGATGTCTGCGggaagaaggaaattgaatttcacGAACTGAAGAATGGAAATTTGTTGGTTACGGAGTATGCTTCTAGATTCGTGGAACTGGCAAAGTTCTATCCTTATTATAACGAGGCAACTACTGAGTTTTCCaagtgtatcaaatttgagaaCGGGTTACGCCAGAGATTAAGAAG GAAGCCTTATGATACTCCAACTGGTAAAAGCAAACAGAAGGTTGCTAAGGGTAAGAGGACTAGTAGAGGATACGCTCCTGCTGGTATTGTATGTTTCAAATATGGGAAACCAGGTCATAAAAATAATGCATGTACTCGAGATGTAAAGAGGTGTTTCCGTTGTGGTAAAGTCGGACATGAAATAGCTGATTGTAAGCATAAAGAAGTAATTTGCTTCAACTGTGGCGAAGAAGGACATATTAGTAGTCAGTTCCAGAAGCCGAAGAAAGCACAATCTGGTGGGAAAGTGTTAGAAGGCATATTAGTAGGtagttaa